A stretch of Lactiplantibacillus brownii DNA encodes these proteins:
- a CDS encoding carbohydrate ABC transporter permease — MRKKKHISAVEIRKFGPGANLFFNIFLGIFALTCILPFFFIIILSLTKESDITAYGYQFWPKHWTFASYQYLSRMGHQVLVSLGVTIFVTIVGTIMNSLFSSTYAYAISRKGFAYARFFTIFALISMLFVPGMVPTYLIVTQMLGLQDNIWALILPMSFGVYNVLIMRTFFKTSIPEAIIESARIDGASEMRIFWNIVVPLAIPGIATISLFTSLGYWNDWMNALLYINKDSVTPLQYLLVKIQNNIQYMTQNMSNNGAIAGAASVPTEGMRFAVVVVATLPIALTYPFFQKYFVKGMTIGGVKG, encoded by the coding sequence TTGCGTAAAAAAAAGCATATTTCAGCAGTTGAAATTCGCAAGTTCGGACCTGGCGCCAACCTGTTTTTCAACATCTTTCTGGGTATTTTCGCTTTAACTTGTATTTTGCCATTTTTCTTCATCATTATTTTGTCCTTGACGAAGGAATCGGATATTACTGCTTATGGGTATCAATTCTGGCCTAAGCATTGGACTTTTGCCAGTTATCAATACTTGTCAAGAATGGGCCATCAAGTGCTTGTTTCACTTGGGGTTACCATATTCGTAACTATCGTCGGGACCATTATGAACAGTTTGTTTAGTTCAACTTATGCGTATGCAATTTCTCGTAAGGGCTTTGCTTATGCTAGATTCTTTACCATCTTTGCTTTGATTTCCATGCTCTTTGTTCCTGGGATGGTGCCAACTTACTTAATTGTGACTCAAATGTTGGGGTTACAAGATAATATCTGGGCACTGATCTTGCCAATGAGTTTCGGGGTTTATAACGTTTTGATTATGCGAACGTTCTTTAAGACCTCGATTCCAGAAGCGATTATTGAATCAGCACGGATTGACGGTGCCAGTGAAATGCGGATCTTCTGGAACATTGTGGTGCCGTTAGCCATTCCTGGGATTGCCACGATTAGTCTATTTACATCATTAGGTTACTGGAACGATTGGATGAATGCGTTACTGTACATCAACAAGGACAGTGTCACACCACTGCAATACTTGCTGGTTAAGATTCAAAACAACATTCAATACATGACTCAGAACATGTCTAATAATGGGGCAATTGCTGGTGCTGCCAGCGTGCCAACTGAAGGGATGCGTTTCGCGGTCGTTGTAGTGGCAACGTTACCAATTGCGTTGACCTACCCATTCTTCCAAAAGTACTTCGTCAAAGGGATGACTATTGGCGGGGTCAAAGGTTAA
- a CDS encoding beta-N-acetylhexosaminidase, protein MIKWRGLSAEQVQAVQAVCSVNDLTAIDVTVTCQKGLAGVVLARDGASASLTYGSAVDLMRGAALLAGKAVQATQFEIEQRPQFKVMAAMLDVARNGVPTVAMIQRMIRRLASMGYNELWLYLEDLFEIPAEPYFGRERGRYSQAQLHAIALYGDQFGVKIVPAVQTLAHVHNALKWDAHDAVKDTDDTLLVGAPATKTFLTHLLQAASAPFTTNKIHIGMDEAYQLGRGRYLDQNGYTDQQTLILDQLKMVVGLTKELGLKAYMWSDLWFTFASPKHEMYDPEVHFDAKFKASLPPVGQVYWDYYHEDEQTYRDRFAQHFELSDDVVFAGGIWTWSALAPNQSKMLATVAAGLTAAKASGVQQVVATIWFDDGAEVPDSAAWYGLQAFAAYQYHATVQPETIDTEYALTQGESPEFYKVLDQFDNFTKTVNADADNVSKIVLYEDLLLQRYRENLQQADIESQYQQLIGTLGQVQLRADNRLMLTFYRQLAKTVLAKSRALQAVAKLGATTAHDEMAVAALQAITRCRQQLVVLLDEFRDLWHQQRRGNGFEIIDVRLGGQIARCDTVSWRIKAWQAGRDDLAELHEPLLPMDKHSNGLIGHGLYKEIVSACDLSF, encoded by the coding sequence ATGATCAAATGGCGCGGATTGAGTGCCGAACAAGTTCAAGCAGTTCAGGCAGTCTGTTCAGTGAATGATTTGACAGCAATTGACGTAACGGTGACTTGTCAAAAAGGGCTTGCCGGCGTGGTGCTAGCGCGTGATGGTGCCAGTGCATCTTTAACCTACGGGAGTGCCGTTGATTTAATGCGTGGGGCGGCATTGTTAGCCGGCAAGGCGGTTCAAGCAACGCAGTTTGAAATTGAACAGCGCCCACAGTTCAAGGTAATGGCAGCCATGTTGGATGTTGCCCGTAACGGGGTGCCAACTGTAGCAATGATTCAACGGATGATTCGGCGTTTAGCCAGCATGGGCTACAACGAATTATGGTTATACTTAGAAGATTTATTTGAAATTCCAGCTGAACCTTATTTTGGCCGGGAACGGGGTCGCTACAGTCAAGCTCAGCTACATGCGATTGCGTTATATGGGGATCAATTTGGAGTCAAAATTGTGCCGGCCGTACAAACGTTAGCCCATGTGCATAATGCACTGAAATGGGATGCGCATGATGCAGTCAAGGATACGGATGATACCTTGTTAGTTGGCGCCCCAGCCACCAAGACCTTTTTAACCCACCTTTTGCAGGCAGCCAGTGCGCCATTTACGACCAATAAGATCCATATTGGGATGGATGAAGCCTATCAACTTGGACGCGGCCGTTATTTAGATCAAAATGGCTATACGGATCAGCAAACCCTAATTCTTGATCAACTAAAAATGGTCGTGGGATTAACTAAAGAACTAGGACTCAAAGCCTATATGTGGAGTGATCTCTGGTTCACGTTTGCCTCACCTAAACATGAAATGTACGATCCTGAAGTTCATTTTGATGCAAAATTTAAAGCAAGTTTACCACCAGTGGGCCAAGTTTATTGGGATTATTATCATGAAGATGAACAGACTTATCGCGATCGATTTGCCCAACATTTTGAATTGAGTGATGATGTGGTCTTTGCAGGGGGCATTTGGACTTGGAGTGCTTTAGCGCCTAACCAAAGTAAAATGTTGGCGACGGTCGCTGCTGGTTTAACTGCCGCTAAAGCTAGTGGTGTTCAACAGGTTGTTGCAACAATTTGGTTCGATGATGGGGCCGAAGTGCCAGATAGTGCAGCGTGGTATGGGTTACAGGCGTTTGCGGCCTATCAATATCATGCGACCGTTCAACCGGAAACCATTGATACCGAATATGCGTTAACTCAGGGTGAATCACCAGAGTTTTACAAAGTTTTAGATCAATTTGACAACTTCACTAAGACGGTCAATGCGGATGCCGATAATGTTAGCAAAATTGTGCTTTATGAAGATTTATTATTACAACGTTATCGGGAGAATTTACAACAAGCCGATATTGAAAGCCAGTACCAACAGTTGATTGGAACGTTAGGACAAGTACAATTACGTGCCGATAATCGGCTCATGTTGACCTTTTATCGCCAGTTGGCTAAAACGGTTTTGGCCAAATCACGCGCCTTACAAGCGGTTGCCAAATTGGGCGCAACGACTGCGCATGATGAAATGGCAGTGGCGGCCTTACAAGCGATTACGCGTTGTCGGCAGCAATTAGTGGTGTTACTAGATGAGTTCCGCGACCTTTGGCATCAACAGCGTCGTGGCAATGGCTTTGAAATCATTGACGTCCGCCTGGGTGGTCAGATTGCGCGTTGTGACACAGTTAGCTGGCGAATTAAGGCTTGGCAAGCTGGGCGCGATGATCTAGCCGAACTGCACGAACCATTGTTACCGATGGATAAGCACAGCAACGGCTTGATTGGTCACGGTCTATACAAAGAAATTGTCAGCGCCTGTGATCTTTCGTTCTAA
- a CDS encoding ABC transporter substrate-binding protein, whose translation MNKFIKGAAVISVAALGTIALAGCGKSNSSSSNATTVNMYMPGDKPKNYSAMIKKANKEVHKTYKDINIKMNFIGWGDYQQKYNVMVTSGNSYDLAFSQNYTNNALKGAYADMTSDLKTGVAKKAYKEVNPSYWKGLKVNGKIYGFPVNANVYAQNMLTFNQSFLDKYNINISGVSSYASMEPALAKFHKENPGVAAFAIGQGFKASPAHMDFPLGNGLPFAIDSSGKSKKIVNVYDTSEMKGILNTLHSYYEKGYIPKDAATSSTQYNLQDNTWFVRQETQGPYDYGDTTLENNAGGKKMQSKAITEPYKSSAQSQVAVWNISKTSKHKTEAMKVLNLMNTDKKLLNNITWGLQGQQWNFTDEAKGKIKLTKKYKPNYFIGAWMMGNNKNLYTLDSTTNAMIKKRDDSIKASKTSAALGFNPDTSSLKTEITNLSNVMSKYLDILNTGTADPEPTIKKMDKELKTAGYDKVQKELQKQYDAFLAKQ comes from the coding sequence ATGAACAAATTTATAAAGGGTGCAGCCGTGATTAGTGTTGCTGCACTAGGGACTATTGCTTTAGCTGGCTGTGGTAAGTCAAACAGTTCATCAAGTAATGCCACCACAGTTAACATGTATATGCCAGGGGACAAGCCCAAGAACTATTCAGCGATGATCAAAAAGGCCAACAAAGAAGTTCATAAGACCTATAAAGACATCAATATTAAGATGAATTTCATTGGCTGGGGCGATTATCAACAAAAGTATAACGTCATGGTTACTTCTGGGAACAGTTACGATTTAGCGTTCTCACAAAACTATACCAACAACGCCCTCAAAGGTGCTTACGCTGATATGACCAGCGATTTGAAGACTGGCGTTGCTAAGAAGGCTTATAAAGAAGTTAACCCTTCATATTGGAAAGGCTTGAAAGTCAACGGTAAAATTTACGGCTTCCCTGTAAATGCGAACGTTTATGCCCAAAATATGTTGACCTTTAACCAGTCATTCTTAGATAAATACAATATTAATATCAGTGGCGTTAGTTCATATGCCAGCATGGAACCAGCTTTAGCGAAGTTCCATAAGGAAAACCCTGGTGTCGCAGCTTTCGCCATTGGTCAAGGCTTCAAGGCATCACCAGCACACATGGACTTCCCATTGGGTAATGGCCTGCCATTCGCCATTGATTCAAGTGGTAAGAGCAAGAAGATCGTCAATGTTTATGATACATCTGAAATGAAGGGTATCTTAAACACGTTGCACAGCTATTATGAAAAGGGCTACATTCCAAAGGATGCTGCTACTTCAAGTACCCAATATAACTTGCAAGACAATACTTGGTTCGTTCGTCAAGAAACCCAAGGTCCTTACGATTACGGCGATACAACTTTGGAAAACAATGCCGGTGGCAAGAAGATGCAATCTAAAGCCATTACGGAACCATACAAGTCATCTGCACAATCTCAAGTTGCGGTTTGGAACATCTCCAAGACTTCTAAGCATAAGACTGAAGCTATGAAAGTGTTGAACTTGATGAACACTGACAAGAAGCTCCTCAACAACATTACTTGGGGTCTTCAAGGTCAACAATGGAACTTCACCGACGAAGCCAAGGGTAAGATCAAACTTACTAAGAAGTACAAACCAAACTACTTCATTGGTGCGTGGATGATGGGTAACAACAAGAACTTGTACACCCTTGATTCAACCACGAATGCCATGATCAAGAAACGTGATGATTCCATCAAGGCTTCTAAGACTTCTGCTGCATTAGGCTTCAACCCTGATACCAGCTCATTGAAGACTGAAATCACCAACTTATCTAATGTTATGAGTAAGTACCTCGATATTCTTAACACTGGGACCGCTGATCCAGAACCAACCATCAAGAAGATGGATAAGGAACTGAAGACTGCTGGTTACGATAAGGTTCAAAAAGAACTACAAAAGCAATACGATGCCTTTCTTGCTAAGCAATAA
- a CDS encoding helix-turn-helix transcriptional regulator produces MLKLKEFIPDVLYAFPYRNDQPGTYIYHKHTFLELSIMLTGYSDYNVEGRWRRVVAGQALLFNPGVHHQETQPPASQSLQLHIGFRHVALPGQTPDHLPFADSLINFGPLQTEFMACAQRVVTESQRPSEFGHEVLLQALVVELLCLLLRALPENAVSSDYLSLKDEGSVKQEHAALVSAATYYLEAHYSEELTLSSLAATLHISPAVLSRTFKTVQGESPINYLTKLRMRRAKDLLAKEQLTVGEVSRSVGYQDPLYFSKLFKRYFGMAPSLINK; encoded by the coding sequence TTGTTAAAACTCAAAGAATTCATTCCGGATGTCTTGTATGCGTTTCCTTATCGCAACGACCAGCCTGGAACTTATATTTATCATAAACATACCTTTTTAGAGTTATCGATCATGTTAACGGGTTATTCTGATTACAATGTAGAAGGCCGCTGGCGACGCGTTGTGGCTGGTCAAGCGTTACTATTCAATCCGGGAGTTCATCATCAAGAAACCCAACCACCCGCATCGCAGAGCTTACAGTTGCATATTGGGTTTCGGCATGTGGCCTTGCCGGGACAAACGCCGGATCATTTACCGTTCGCAGATAGTTTGATCAACTTTGGCCCACTTCAAACCGAATTTATGGCTTGTGCGCAACGGGTCGTCACGGAGAGTCAGCGGCCATCAGAATTCGGTCATGAAGTTTTACTGCAAGCACTCGTGGTCGAATTGTTATGCTTATTGTTGCGTGCTTTGCCAGAAAATGCCGTCAGCAGTGATTATTTATCGTTGAAAGATGAAGGCAGTGTCAAACAAGAACATGCGGCGTTAGTGAGTGCAGCGACTTATTATTTAGAAGCCCACTATAGTGAAGAACTGACGCTGAGCAGTTTAGCGGCGACCTTACACATTAGTCCAGCCGTTTTATCGCGAACGTTTAAAACGGTTCAAGGTGAAAGCCCGATTAACTATTTGACGAAGTTGCGAATGCGGCGCGCTAAGGATCTGTTAGCAAAAGAACAGCTCACCGTGGGGGAAGTCTCACGATCGGTTGGTTATCAGGACCCACTCTATTTTAGTAAATTGTTTAAACGCTATTTCGGGATGGCGCCGTCTCTGATTAACAAATAG
- a CDS encoding ABC transporter permease has translation MTQDPAVTEAVELPPVKKKNFFRQLRDNRVFLLMVAPGSLFLIVFFYIPVLANVVAFQNFQYSDQGFIYSVLHSPWVGFQNFTFFFKSADFWIVIRNTIGYNLTFLLLNFFFAIFFGVVMSQMRNQRLLKVYQTSMLFPYFLSWAILSYFVYAFLSSDKGIFNHIIQAMGGTPIDFYNTPWVWPFIIIFLGVWKGIGYNSILYFATAMGIDPSYYDAAMMDGANKWQQIKNVTLPHILPVATLMLILNIGGIFRSDFGLFYLIPRSSGALINVTQTFDTFIYRALTTTNDIGMSTAAGLLQSVVGALLIIVSNWIVRRVQPESALF, from the coding sequence ATGACGCAAGATCCTGCTGTTACCGAAGCAGTTGAGCTACCGCCGGTTAAGAAGAAGAATTTCTTTCGGCAACTTCGAGACAACCGAGTGTTCTTATTGATGGTTGCACCGGGCTCACTGTTCTTAATCGTTTTCTTCTACATTCCAGTGTTGGCTAACGTTGTGGCCTTCCAAAATTTTCAATATTCAGATCAAGGATTTATTTACAGCGTGCTTCATAGTCCTTGGGTTGGCTTCCAGAACTTTACCTTCTTCTTCAAGTCCGCGGATTTCTGGATCGTTATTCGTAACACGATTGGGTACAATTTGACCTTCCTGTTACTGAACTTCTTCTTTGCCATCTTCTTCGGGGTTGTGATGAGTCAAATGCGGAATCAACGACTATTGAAGGTTTATCAAACGTCAATGTTGTTCCCATACTTCTTATCATGGGCGATTCTGTCATACTTCGTTTACGCTTTCTTGAGCTCAGATAAAGGGATCTTTAATCACATTATCCAAGCCATGGGCGGAACGCCAATTGACTTCTATAACACGCCGTGGGTCTGGCCGTTTATCATTATCTTCTTAGGGGTTTGGAAAGGGATCGGTTACAACAGTATCCTTTACTTCGCCACTGCCATGGGGATTGACCCATCGTATTACGATGCCGCGATGATGGATGGTGCTAATAAGTGGCAACAAATCAAGAATGTTACTTTACCACACATTTTACCTGTCGCAACATTGATGCTGATCTTGAACATTGGTGGGATCTTCCGGAGTGATTTCGGGCTATTCTACTTAATTCCACGTTCATCTGGGGCTTTGATCAACGTGACGCAAACGTTCGATACCTTTATTTACCGGGCGTTAACGACCACGAACGATATTGGGATGTCTACTGCTGCCGGATTACTACAATCCGTTGTCGGTGCCTTACTCATTATCGTCAGCAACTGGATTGTTCGTCGTGTACAACCAGAATCAGCACTATTTTAG
- a CDS encoding ABC transporter ATP-binding protein: MTLAKRNTYNEDEKLNEHFNWHDYARLGHYLRPYSWRMLLVLGSILIGNIAVILGPYLMKVAIDSAIPQRNFQLLWLLGGIFLASLLVAFGCFRYRIWAITEIGQNLLIDMRTDLFTNLQQLPFSYFDSRPHGKILIRVVNYINTLSDLLANGLVNLISDIISLLVTLVFMFAINWKLTLDSLVLIPFLLIWAYYIQKKQRVAYRELSNKQSNLNAYIHESIDGIKVTQGFAQENNAIHAFDTVANDNRDSYMRAVKVQYALSPGVQNISTMTTALIYFIGIQQLGVVVSTGTLIAFLGYINNFWNPVINIGNFYNSLITATAYLERIFETMDEKPTVIDAPDAFALPPIKGDVRFNDVSFRYDDDGPLNLHDVSFHAQAGQTIALVGPTGAGKSTIINLLSRFYNVTSGTITIDNVDISQVTLKSLRTQMGVMQQDTFIFSGTIMDNIRYGRLDATDEEVIHAAKIARADNFIETLPDGYQTTVQERGGSMSAGQRQLLAFARVLLADPRILILDEATAAIDTKTEALLQAGLNELLKGRTSFIVAHRLSTIQQADQILVVNDGQIVEAGRHEDLLAKRGEYYELYESQYRMLQAE, encoded by the coding sequence ATGACCTTGGCAAAGCGTAATACGTACAACGAAGACGAAAAGTTAAATGAACACTTTAATTGGCACGATTATGCGCGTCTTGGTCATTATTTACGCCCCTATTCTTGGCGGATGTTGCTAGTCCTGGGCTCAATTCTCATTGGAAATATTGCCGTGATCTTAGGGCCTTATCTGATGAAAGTCGCCATTGATTCAGCGATTCCACAACGTAACTTTCAGCTGCTCTGGTTGCTAGGGGGGATCTTTCTCGCTAGCCTCCTCGTTGCCTTTGGTTGTTTCCGTTACCGAATCTGGGCCATTACCGAAATTGGACAAAATTTACTCATTGATATGCGAACCGATCTATTCACGAATTTACAACAGTTACCCTTTTCCTATTTTGACTCCCGACCACATGGCAAAATCCTGATTCGAGTCGTCAACTATATCAATACGTTGAGTGATCTGTTAGCTAATGGCCTAGTTAATTTGATTTCTGACATTATTTCACTACTCGTCACCTTGGTCTTCATGTTTGCCATCAACTGGAAATTAACCCTAGATAGTTTAGTTTTGATTCCTTTCCTATTAATTTGGGCGTACTACATCCAAAAGAAACAACGGGTCGCTTATCGTGAATTGAGTAATAAACAATCGAATTTAAACGCTTACATTCATGAAAGTATTGATGGCATCAAAGTAACACAGGGTTTCGCACAAGAAAATAATGCCATTCATGCCTTTGATACAGTCGCTAATGATAACCGTGATTCCTATATGCGGGCGGTTAAAGTTCAATACGCTTTGAGTCCAGGGGTTCAAAATATCTCAACGATGACGACTGCCTTGATCTACTTTATTGGGATTCAGCAGCTAGGCGTCGTGGTCAGTACTGGGACCCTGATTGCCTTTCTCGGCTATATTAATAATTTCTGGAATCCGGTCATCAATATTGGGAACTTCTATAATTCTTTGATCACCGCTACTGCCTATTTGGAACGAATCTTTGAAACTATGGACGAAAAACCGACCGTGATTGACGCGCCTGATGCGTTTGCCTTACCACCAATTAAAGGTGATGTCCGGTTCAACGACGTTTCTTTCCGTTATGACGATGATGGTCCGCTGAACTTACATGACGTTTCATTTCATGCCCAAGCTGGTCAAACCATTGCTTTGGTTGGTCCAACTGGTGCCGGCAAATCAACCATTATTAATTTACTCTCGCGTTTTTACAACGTCACCAGTGGCACAATTACGATTGATAACGTGGACATTAGCCAAGTAACCTTGAAATCGTTACGGACGCAAATGGGGGTCATGCAACAAGATACCTTCATCTTTTCTGGCACGATCATGGATAACATTCGTTACGGCCGCCTAGACGCTACCGATGAAGAAGTGATTCACGCGGCTAAGATCGCCCGTGCAGATAATTTCATTGAGACATTGCCAGACGGCTATCAAACAACCGTCCAAGAACGTGGGGGTAGCATGTCTGCCGGCCAGCGCCAACTACTAGCATTTGCGCGCGTACTCTTAGCGGACCCGCGGATCTTAATTTTGGATGAAGCGACCGCGGCCATTGATACTAAAACCGAAGCCCTCCTACAAGCAGGCTTAAATGAACTGCTCAAGGGCCGTACCAGTTTCATCGTGGCACATCGACTCTCAACGATTCAACAAGCTGACCAGATTCTGGTCGTTAACGATGGTCAGATCGTCGAAGCAGGCCGCCATGAAGACCTTTTAGCCAAACGGGGGGAATACTATGAGCTTTATGAATCACAGTATCGCATGCTGCAAGCAGAGTAA
- a CDS encoding ABC transporter ATP-binding protein encodes MNPYQWVWQYAKKSRWQIVVALILIVINSAGIVVVPLLGGLIVDRVINQGHTQLLIPYLAIMLGMTLFRTLIRYCYIILCERIGQNSLYNIRHDLFTQLQSLDYTFFNSVTSGDIMARLTGDTDAIRHFLCWVTYNTLECVLWFLTAIFVMAAINWQLMLALVILTPFIAILTNRMSKEAHSVFFNIRQSFARLNAMVEENISGNRVIRAFAREKFEVQKFEKLNRDYRDKNMASAAVSRRYLPALDFLASLLSVIVLLFGSFLVINHHMTLGALVSFNGFLWMLNQPMRMSGWLINDIQRFSAATIKIRAMLDAQPVIKPTKNVAVTPIKGEVTFQHVDFAFPDAPEVKVLDDINFTVKPGQTLGILGETGSGKSTLMNMIARFYDPTSGQVLVDGRDVRDWPAQVLRNQTTIVTQDLFLFSDSIVDNINYGNRQAPEQFIREMADIADANNFISTMPDGYGTVVGERGVGLSGGQKQRISLTRALVKDPRILILDDTTSALDMETEATIQKRLRKVTRDKTVFIIASRTSSLRRADQIIVLRHGRIVEHGTHEDLLAMDGYYAETYRRQLGLLKTAKGADDLGKA; translated from the coding sequence ATGAATCCTTATCAGTGGGTCTGGCAATATGCCAAAAAAAGTCGCTGGCAAATTGTGGTGGCCCTAATTCTGATCGTGATTAATTCGGCCGGTATCGTGGTCGTCCCATTACTAGGCGGCTTAATCGTCGACCGCGTCATTAATCAGGGCCATACCCAATTATTAATTCCTTATTTAGCTATCATGCTTGGCATGACCTTGTTTCGGACACTGATCCGCTACTGCTACATCATTCTCTGTGAACGAATCGGTCAAAATTCACTTTATAATATTCGCCATGATTTATTCACTCAGCTCCAGTCCTTGGATTACACTTTTTTCAACTCGGTCACGAGTGGTGATATCATGGCACGACTCACTGGCGATACGGATGCCATTCGACACTTTTTATGTTGGGTCACTTACAACACGCTAGAATGTGTGTTGTGGTTCCTAACCGCCATCTTCGTTATGGCCGCCATCAACTGGCAACTCATGCTCGCGTTAGTTATCTTGACCCCCTTTATTGCCATCCTCACCAATCGCATGAGCAAGGAAGCACACTCGGTCTTCTTCAATATCCGACAAAGCTTTGCCCGTTTAAACGCGATGGTCGAAGAAAACATTTCCGGTAACCGGGTCATCCGCGCCTTTGCACGAGAAAAATTCGAAGTTCAAAAATTTGAAAAGTTAAATCGTGATTATCGTGATAAAAACATGGCTTCAGCGGCAGTCTCACGACGTTATTTGCCAGCGCTAGACTTCTTAGCTTCATTGTTATCCGTCATCGTTTTACTATTTGGGAGCTTCTTAGTCATCAATCACCACATGACTTTAGGAGCGCTAGTTTCATTTAACGGCTTCCTCTGGATGCTGAACCAACCGATGCGCATGAGTGGCTGGCTGATTAATGATATTCAACGCTTTTCGGCAGCGACCATCAAGATTCGCGCGATGCTGGATGCCCAACCGGTTATCAAGCCAACGAAGAATGTCGCCGTCACGCCGATCAAAGGTGAAGTCACTTTTCAACACGTCGACTTTGCCTTTCCAGACGCGCCAGAAGTTAAAGTGCTCGATGATATCAACTTCACGGTCAAACCCGGTCAAACTTTAGGTATTCTAGGTGAGACCGGTTCTGGTAAATCAACCTTAATGAACATGATTGCGCGATTTTATGACCCCACCAGCGGCCAAGTTCTCGTTGATGGTCGAGATGTGCGGGACTGGCCCGCGCAAGTGCTCCGTAATCAAACCACGATTGTGACCCAAGACTTGTTCCTATTTTCCGATTCCATCGTGGACAATATCAATTATGGTAATCGACAGGCACCCGAACAATTCATCCGTGAAATGGCTGATATCGCCGATGCTAATAACTTCATTAGTACGATGCCTGATGGCTATGGCACAGTTGTCGGTGAGCGGGGCGTCGGTTTATCTGGTGGTCAAAAACAACGCATCTCTTTGACACGGGCCTTGGTTAAAGATCCCCGTATTCTGATTTTGGACGATACCACCAGCGCGCTTGATATGGAAACAGAAGCGACCATTCAAAAACGATTACGTAAAGTAACGCGCGATAAAACGGTCTTCATCATCGCCTCACGAACCTCATCTTTACGTCGTGCGGATCAAATTATCGTGCTTCGGCATGGCCGGATCGTTGAACACGGAACCCATGAAGACTTGCTCGCAATGGACGGCTATTATGCCGAAACTTATCGCCGGCAATTGGGCTTACTCAAAACAGCGAAAGGAGCTGATGACCTTGGCAAAGCGTAA